The following coding sequences are from one Saprospiraceae bacterium window:
- the carA gene encoding glutamine-hydrolyzing carbamoyl-phosphate synthase small subunit gives MNREENKPALLLLQDGTLFSGKSCGAIGTTGGEICFNTGMTGYQEIFTDPSYFGQIMVMSNVHIGNYGAFEQDNESSKVYINGLVCRNFSSFPSRPLANSSLQEYLETNHIVGISDIDTRKLVSHIRQNGLMNAVISSEILDIDVLKHRLNDVPNMSGLELASQVTTNQFYDYRIVDGSKKLAVLDFGIKKSILEQLAAFPLTIRVFPAKSSFDELQNWQPDAFFLSNGPGDPAPMSYAIELTKQLISTKKPIFGICLGHQILSLAFGVNTYKMHHGHHGVNHPVLNLETGLGEISSQNHGFAVDNAALQSRTELMVTHRNLNDDTVEGIRHITLPVFGIQYHPEAGPGPHDSRYLFKQFFQSIDSGSNN, from the coding sequence ATGAATCGTGAAGAAAATAAGCCTGCTTTACTCCTACTTCAAGATGGAACCTTATTTAGTGGAAAATCTTGTGGAGCCATTGGCACAACCGGGGGTGAAATCTGTTTCAATACGGGTATGACGGGTTACCAGGAAATCTTTACTGATCCAAGTTACTTCGGACAGATAATGGTGATGTCCAACGTACATATAGGTAATTATGGAGCTTTTGAGCAGGATAATGAATCTTCTAAGGTATACATTAATGGATTAGTGTGTAGGAATTTTTCAAGTTTTCCAAGCAGACCATTAGCAAACTCTTCCCTTCAAGAATATCTTGAAACCAACCACATAGTCGGAATAAGTGACATTGATACCCGTAAATTGGTATCTCATATTAGGCAGAATGGCCTTATGAACGCTGTTATCTCTTCAGAGATACTTGACATTGATGTATTGAAGCATAGACTGAATGATGTGCCAAATATGTCGGGTCTAGAGTTAGCCAGTCAGGTAACAACGAATCAGTTTTATGACTATAGAATCGTGGATGGATCAAAAAAATTAGCAGTACTTGACTTCGGAATTAAAAAAAGTATACTCGAGCAACTGGCAGCATTCCCTTTAACTATAAGAGTGTTTCCCGCAAAGAGTAGTTTTGATGAATTGCAAAATTGGCAGCCTGACGCATTTTTTTTATCAAACGGACCCGGCGACCCAGCACCGATGTCATACGCCATTGAATTGACAAAGCAATTGATTTCTACCAAAAAACCAATTTTCGGAATCTGCTTAGGACATCAAATTCTATCACTTGCTTTTGGCGTAAATACCTATAAAATGCATCACGGGCACCATGGGGTTAATCATCCCGTATTAAATCTTGAAACCGGCTTGGGTGAAATCTCGAGCCAAAATCATGGTTTTGCAGTAGATAACGCCGCCCTCCAATCTCGAACTGAACTAATGGTGACTCATCGTAATCTAAATGATGATACAGTGGAAGGCATCAGGCATATCACATTGCCTGTTTTTGGGATACAATACCATCCAGAAGCAGGACCTGGTCCGCATGATTCCAGATATTTGTTCAAGCAGTTTTTTCAAAGCATAGATTCAGGATCTAACAATTAA
- the rplQ gene encoding 50S ribosomal protein L17, protein MRHGKKFNHLSRKKGHRVALLRNLAAALIKNKRITTTLAKAKALRQYIEPLATKAKTNSTHSRRTVFSYLQSKDSIEELFGAVAEKIAARPGGYTRVIRTGFRKGDGAEMAMIEFVDFNSTMVSASKASEVKQASKRKTRRSKTKKTEDGANNESNAPETKETEESNA, encoded by the coding sequence ATGAGACATGGTAAGAAATTCAATCACCTCAGCAGAAAAAAGGGACATCGCGTAGCCTTACTTCGCAACTTGGCTGCGGCATTGATCAAAAACAAAAGAATTACAACGACGCTTGCTAAAGCAAAAGCGCTTAGACAATACATAGAACCTCTGGCAACTAAAGCCAAAACCAATTCTACACATTCGCGTAGGACAGTTTTCTCCTATCTTCAAAGTAAAGATTCAATCGAAGAGTTATTCGGTGCAGTAGCAGAGAAAATTGCTGCTAGACCTGGAGGATATACGAGAGTGATCCGTACAGGCTTTAGAAAAGGAGATGGGGCAGAGATGGCTATGATTGAATTCGTCGATTTCAACAGCACCATGGTATCTGCGTCAAAAGCATCTGAAGTGAAACAAGCTTCTAAGCGTAAAACCAGACGTAGCAAGACTAAAAAGACAGAAGATGGAGCAAATAACGAAAGTAATGCTCCTGAAACTAAGGAAACTGAAGAATCAAATGCATAA
- the eno gene encoding phosphopyruvate hydratase, translating to MSIIVDVLARQVLDSRGFPTVEADIILENGIRGRAIVPSGASTGKHEAVELRDGDKSYFLGKGVMKAVDHVNDDLSELLIGMDVTDQRLIDETIIEADGTKNKGNLGANALLSVSLAAAKAAAKYSELSLFRYIGGTNAHLLPVPMMNIINGGMHADNKLDFQEFMIMPVGAESFAEGLRMGVEVFQHLKTVLKSKSYSTNVGDEGGFAPELKSNEEAIEIILTAILKAGYKAGKDIFLAMDAAVTEMFEPKKGIYKFHKSGSKDLSTSAMIDLWSSWVKQYPIFSIEDGLAEDDWSGWKELTATLGDKIQLVGDDLFVTNTDRLRKGIAEKCANSLLVKVNQIGTLTETIDAVQLAQRNRYSTVMSHRSGETEDTTIADLAVALNTGQIKTGSASRSDRIAKYNQLLRIEEELGSQASYAGKNILNK from the coding sequence ATGAGCATTATTGTCGATGTATTGGCGAGACAAGTTTTAGACAGCCGCGGTTTTCCAACTGTTGAAGCTGACATTATTTTGGAGAATGGAATTCGCGGCAGAGCAATAGTGCCTTCTGGGGCTTCAACTGGCAAACATGAGGCCGTTGAACTGCGAGATGGTGACAAATCTTATTTTTTAGGGAAAGGAGTAATGAAGGCAGTAGATCATGTCAATGATGATTTATCAGAGTTACTTATCGGTATGGATGTAACAGATCAGAGATTGATAGATGAAACAATTATTGAAGCTGACGGAACGAAAAATAAAGGGAACCTCGGGGCCAATGCTTTGCTTTCTGTCTCCCTTGCAGCTGCGAAAGCTGCAGCGAAATATTCTGAACTGTCATTATTTCGATACATTGGAGGAACAAATGCACACCTTTTGCCGGTGCCCATGATGAATATCATCAACGGTGGAATGCATGCAGATAATAAATTGGACTTTCAGGAATTTATGATCATGCCTGTTGGCGCAGAAAGTTTTGCCGAAGGATTGAGGATGGGAGTTGAAGTTTTCCAACATTTAAAGACTGTACTCAAGTCAAAGTCATATTCTACAAATGTTGGGGATGAAGGAGGTTTTGCACCTGAGCTCAAATCCAATGAAGAAGCAATTGAGATAATATTGACAGCTATTCTAAAGGCTGGTTATAAAGCCGGTAAAGATATTTTCCTTGCTATGGATGCTGCGGTTACAGAGATGTTTGAACCCAAGAAAGGAATTTATAAGTTTCATAAGTCAGGCTCAAAGGATCTTAGCACTTCAGCTATGATCGACTTGTGGTCTTCTTGGGTAAAACAGTATCCTATATTCTCCATTGAAGATGGCTTAGCAGAAGATGACTGGTCAGGTTGGAAGGAGCTGACAGCAACGCTGGGTGATAAAATCCAACTTGTGGGTGATGATTTATTTGTGACCAATACCGATAGGTTGCGTAAAGGAATAGCAGAAAAATGTGCTAATTCTTTATTGGTAAAAGTAAACCAAATAGGTACTTTGACTGAAACCATCGACGCCGTACAACTCGCCCAAAGAAATCGCTATTCTACAGTAATGAGCCATCGGTCGGGTGAAACAGAAGATACAACCATAGCTGATCTAGCTGTTGCGCTCAACACAGGTCAAATCAAAACGGGATCTGCTTCCAGAAGTGACAGAATTGCCAAATACAATCAGTTACTGAGAATAGAAGAAGAACTGGGAAGTCAGGCAAGTTATGCCGGTAAAAATATACTTAATAAGTAA